taagtgatgtGTTCTGTATgtgcctttgaaatctttgatTGTTCCTTTGGCTAAGTGAAGATCGTTTCACAGTGACCTGGGATCGTATCCGACTGTTTCAaacccttttaatatttttttgagaaaacttcccaaatcaaaTTAGAATGAAGTTCCTTTGACCTCtggctaactttgggatgcttcagagggcccctgaaacaccccaaagagagatattaagCTAATTAGGTTCACTTGGTATGTTACAGTACATGCGAGGTgttgtcaaatgagtaataaatcttcttaggttATATTGTATGGTAAATGATACAGATATTCTAGAGATTGTATGGAGTTCCTAAGAGTCTGATCTGtgctggtaaaatgttatcagtcataattctagttattatctgaaAGTGCTGTATGTCACAGCAGTAACCAAGTTACTTTGTCAGTCTCGTTGTAATCAGATTTAAGCGTGCCTTCTTGAGTCTTTTGTCATTATAGACAGCTATGGTTTCACTCTGATGCCTTTACAAAAATGCTTcttcttcaagaagatttatagaaaggacttttggataaagaAAAGTTTCTCACTTTCAGACCATAACGCTGAACTcggtaagaaattgaagaattcCAGTGGGAAACCTGATGGTTTCATAAAGCTGTTGACAGAAAGGattagttacataggactgagcAAACTGGTGAATGTGGTtatgatttttatggtttctatgtgaaaaattactgatttaagtctgtgttttccaggtgtaaggaaaaccttccccttaAAATAATTGTGACTTACACTAATTTGGTAAactataccttttttaaaaattaatttgtttttttatctattggctgcgttgggtgtttgttgccgtgcgggggctttctgtagttgcggagggTGGGGGCTCTTCTTCAtagcagtgtgtgggcttcttattgcagtagcttctcttgttgcggatcacaggttctaggcacgtgggcttcagtatttgtggtttgtgggctctagagcacaggctcagtagttgtggcacatgggcttactttttctgctgcatgtgggatcttcctggaccagggctcgaatccgtgtccgctgcagtggcaggcagattcttaaccactgcaccacctgggaagcccggTAAATTAAACCtttgtaagcagaattgaaacctttatctttttctctctacttggTTGGTCCTGCCAGTAGCATGTGCTCGTCTCCGATATTAAACCATGCATGTCTAAGTGCGCATGGCTGGTACAGTGCAACTGCAGATGACTCATTAAGTCAGGGACGGTCCCTTTGGTAGCTCGCTACTGCAACCGGATTACAACTAGCTACACTCatcattgttttgtcttttgtgtcCAAATGGTTtgtgctttgtgtctccctgctaCACTTTGTCTTTGTCAGTGTTACTAGCTGCATTACTTCTATCCTGTCTATTTTCTAAGATTGTTGCCTCTTCCAGTACCCAGTGGgtaaccaggcctccaacaaaacGTCTGTGGCTAAACATCTTGAGGAAATAGATCACATTTATAACATAATTGCAATAGTGTGagtctaggtatgggaagaaggcACAAGGGAGAATGTCTGCTGGATCATACTTACATAGAGGATCCAGAGACTCTTTCATTATCAATGGGCCTAATCCAAaaattagcacctggagtggcatATCAAGAGTTTTTGCCTGATctgggatgagcctcccagcGCTGTGGGACAAAATTTgatcatgaaatgtctcccaagTTTTGGTGAAATTGCTGACCTAGAGGAGAGGatgtgagaaatggaatatttcctgccatatcactTACCAGCGATTGCAGCCCTCCAGcaggagctggtgagccctgaggaaactctggaaagagaagaatacctgccatctagcagccatcagactgcagccactcacTATGGTGAGCCGTGAGAAAACTTCAGGATATGAGAATACAGGATACAGggccagatagctgaggtgcacatcaaggGAATGATTAAAGTgagtccagactcttgcatcttcccctaCACAGAAAAGCGCTAAACTCAACTTGagctgctgcctcctgggcttgaaatcCTCAAAGtccccaccaaataaaacatcacTCTTAAATTTTAGGCCgtaaatatcttttaaagtcTCCAGGTGTAAAGTAGACACTTTGCAAAGAGGAACAAAAGAAGATaaatctcaacatttggaacatTGGCACTGATGGTGGACACTTCCAGAAAGATCCATGTGATGAAGCAGTGAGAACATTGGTCACCCCTTTTTCCACATTGACACTAGGAATTGTAAAAGGGAAGAGCCAATTCTAGCTccgtgttggatctgtttcttttccgttaacctttgctttttgttgcttttgttataatTACTGTCTATAGCTGTAAGCATACGTAATGGCTTGCCACAGGGaagcctgcccctctgcctgactgttaaactaaagtgcctttgttcagctctCAGAGACATTCTCaccctgcccacttgtgaatggctgcagaaaaggagaaattaacacatcccatCACCGATGCAGGTGAAGGGAGGACATATTTTGCAAGATAAATGGCCGTTTTGCTTTACTTCCTcaccgcctctccctctctgtcctataaaagaaactggcatccagaccccaataagatggttcttatgagacactagtctgccatcttctcagtccaCTGGCTTGctgaataaagtcgctattcctttCCTCAGCACCTCttctcccaatttattggcctgttgtatGGCGAGTGAGAGAGCTTTGACTTGGTAACAGGCATGACATGGAAGTAATATCTGTCAGCACAAGCGTGTGTTATTTTCTCCAGCAGTGTTCATTTGCACAAATGCAGGCCTGGAGGAGTGAATAACAGGTGGATGTAACTGAGGTTAGCACTTTAGCAGGCAAGCGTGACCAAAGGGAGAGAGGTATTAAAGGAGGTCAGAGTGTCAGCAGGGGAGCAATAGTAATGATGAAGCCTGGAATCTAAGCTGCGTGAGGTGGGAAGTGACAACACGAGAGAGGTGCTGAGAGTGAAAACATGGTAGGCAGGGTCTCAAGAGAGGTGGCAGTGGGCAGTACTGCAGCGGCTACACTGGAGGTCAGTAAGATGGTGCTTAGGTTGTAGGATGCTTGAAGCTGAGATTTTGGAGATGATGTACTTACTGATGACTCGGCTTAGGATATGacagtgggtgtgtgtgtctgaggtAGGGGAGAGGAAAAGCTCCTTGGAGGTTTCGAGGTCAAGGAACTGAGAGGTCAGAGTACTTAGTAGTCATCCCTACGTGGCTGTCTATGGAGACTGTGGTGATGGAGAAATTATGGAAAGCAAGgtagagaggaaggagaagtcaGTATCCCAAGGCTGCAAACCTCGGTAAGCGGGAGAGCCAATTCAGGCTCAGTTCCAGCCGACTCTCAAGTCCAGGCACTCGTCACCACACTGCACTGTTCGTGGACtcattctccttttccctttggcCTTTTCTCAGGTAAAGGGTCCAGGAGTCGGGCTGCTTGGGTTTTCCAAAGGCGGCGACCTCTGCCTCTCCATGGCGTCGTTCCTGAAGGGCATCACCGCGGCCGTCATAATCAATGGCTCTGTGGCCAATAGCGGCGGAAACTTACACTACAAGGGTGAGACACTGCCGCCTGTGGGTTTTGACCGAGGTCGAGTCAAGGTGACCAAAGATGGCTTAGCAGACATTTCGGATGCCCTGAACAGCCCTTTGGAAGGCCCTGACCAGAAGAGCTTCATTCCCGTGGAAAGGGCTGAGTGTGCCTTCCTCTTCCTTGTGGGTCAGGATGACCACAACTGGAAGAGTGAATTCTATGCGAATGAGGCCTcgaaacgcttgcaggcccatggtAAGCCGAAGCCCCAGATCGTCTGTTACCCCGGGGCGGGGCACTACCTTGAGCCTCCTTACTTCCCCTTGTGCCGGGCCTCCATGCACGCCTTGGTGGGCCGCCCTGTCATCTGGGGAGGGGAGCCCAGGGCTCATGCCAGGGCCCAGGTGGATGCTTGGCAGCGGCTCCAGACTTTCTTCCACAAACACGTGGGTGGGAAGAAAGGGTCGATCCCATCCGTGCTGTAGTCTTTCATCTGACTGTGTGGCATCTCTGATGCTACTCTGTCCTGGGAACAGCTGCCAcaagtagtgtatatgtgtcgctgttttcttttcaataatttcTTAGAGTTTTTCCCCTTCAGTATTAAAGTGAACTTACCAGGAACTTTTCAAGATTTTTAGAAATTACATACTTTTTCAGTTGTTTGGGAGGAGAGTTATTCTACAGAAAACACAACACGTGGAGAAAGCATGCCCTTTAGTATCTAACAACACATAACCAACAAGGCTTTAGCTCTGAAATGAAGAGTCGTACCTGGTAAACAATTCCTGCTAGGTAATTGTTTGAATTGTTTATTATTGAACTTGCAATTATAtactaatttattaataaataaatggttaCCTACTGTATATGAAAAtcttatgaaatattaaaaatatcagatTTGAGTGTCTCCTTTAAGAGTGGAACTGGACATCTTAGCTGTAAATCACTATACTAGGTAGAGTACTACTTAGCGGTAGCTTTTTCTTTATACAACTGTGAGGCAGGcgtcatcttcattttacagatgaggaaactgagactcagagaagttctCTGCATGGTACCTGTAGAGCCTAGTCTCCCCACATGCAGTTTCTTCTGTCTTTGTTAAGCCCATCTGTGCTCTCCTCAGGGTAACAGCCCAGCCACAGGGAAAGGAAGTGGCTCTTATTTGTCCTACCTAAATTTTCAGTGGATTTCCTGGACTtgcagtgtgggggtgggggtggtttcaGGGCACCAGATGTTAAAAATACCTAAGAGTAGATCTGGAACtctggcaggagacagatgggctccaggctaggcatttaccaCCAGCCTCCTATTTACACATcctgaggaaggaggcaggtgggCTCTCGGATAGATACCTACAAGTAGCCTCCTGTTTGCACTTCAAGGTGGAGATCACAACAGGAGCAGGGTAAACATCTAGACTTTGCCTCCTGTGGACACTGTAAGTAACcgttatggcagggacagagcggggctaaaccctgttggcgtaaaagatcaagaggtcagaggacttccctgggggcgcagtggttgagaatcctgtTGGAGGAATTGGTAGAGGAAGACAGGTCCccgaggcttataatgcaggaagcaatgtttattgtaccagcacaggcccagtggattcacatccaaagactgagccccaaaccaaaggagagcttctgCTTTTACAGACCAGTTCCCgtgcttttgggagcctatagctatgtttatctacaCAGAAGcaaggtacagaagccagagtgcctaagttagtttttccttatcttgtTGACCCATGTGTTTGTGTTACCCCGGCAGGGTCTTTTGAAAGAGATCATAAGCAATTTATTCCCTGgagcttgcattttcctatgtttgccttatcctttcctgtttttgttattgacctGCCtcagtccacctgccagtgcaggggccatgggctggatccctggtctgggaagatcccacataccatggagccagctaagcctgtgtgccacaattactaagcctgctctctagagctcacgagccacaactactgaagcctgtgcaccctagagcccgtgcactgtgactactgagcctgcgtactGTAACCATGGAAGCCCCGCTGCTACAGCCCAcgctctacagcaagagaagccactgcactgagaagtccacacactgcaaccaagagtttcccctgcttgccacacccagagaaagcctgtccagcaaggaagacccaatgcagccaaaaaataaattaaaaaaaaaaagaggtcacaTAATTCCCGTCCTTGGGGCAAGGGAGCCAGTGTACATGCACAGAacggctccttgggggtcaaaagaGGGGGGGCAGCAACCCATAATAGGTGATGCCTCCTTAGGCCTCCGGGCTGGAATCCAGCTTGGATAAAAGTTTTGCACGCgtgttggggagggtcctagggccCGTCAGGTGTGGAGAAAGCAagcagataattggccaaaggtaaacaaagacccggaaGAACTGCCCTGTACACATGATTTCAGCCACGCTTTCCTGTGCTTCTCCTCGTTGGGTAGGAcccccacaccctttctcttcggtgtgtatttctgccttgcttctgtcttaactaaactgtttctctgtgcgCTCTCCAACGTGTTGTGCTGTGCCTCCAGTCATGAACTTGgcacctgtttttacagtttttgcctccttgaaacattctcgCTTTCAAACAGAGGCAATAGCCCGGGAAAATtttcttctagcctctagcccttgctggtctggtggctagattcctggttttcatccaggctacccaggatcaattcctgggcagggaagtaACATCTCGCTTCAAGCCATGGCTCACTGGTGCCTCTCTGAGATATTTGGTGCCAGAACCCCAGAAGTCAAGGTAAACTACAGGTCTTGACCAAGCTGCTGGCCGAGACTTGtgactttcattctctctcccgtGAGAACTTGCTTGCTGTCActctgctttgttctctttccaaGACCCACAGGGCTTAATCCCGGGTCTCTCAGGGAAGCAGCCCAAGGGgtttttctccctcctctccctctttctctcgcTCTGCCTAAACTACAACCCTTATCTCCCCTGGGTAGGGGAGGCAAACCTTTACTCTCTCAGGGTTTTTGGCCCGGGTTGAGAATAAAATTAAGACcgattaaaagagaaaagcataccAAGTTTATTTTTACATGCATATGGATGTCTCCACAAGAAAATGAAGACCCATTGTGGAAAAACCTAAGTGTTTATATTCTAGGTTGAAGACACTGGAAACTgtggaaaagtaaaatatatggaGAGATTAAGGAAGAGAAGTTATTGTGATAAGGTCATGGGAAGAATTCTCTCACTCTTGACTCCTGTTTTTGGTGAAAGACTGAACTTTCCTCCTGTATAGGGAGACCATCTCTCACATGGGAGTTTCCTGTCCTGCTTTCGGGGAAAAAAAGGGGGATGAGTGTCCTTCTTGTGCCTGCTGTTTTTCAAGAGCCTTTAGCTCTAAATAGTCAAGTTTACATcatcttctgcccatcttttgattgggttgttagtttttttgatattgagcttcatgaactgCCAAAGGACATATTTTGCAGTAGCATCCCCTGAACCATCACCTGAATTGTTTCCACAGTGTCTCTCGTCCCCACTTGACTTTGAGAACTGAAGGTCCACTGAGGGAGAATTTTCATCTTGCTGTGAAATACTGCCGTGTGCTTAATTTCTTCCTGCTCCTAACATGTTTTTTTCTAATGGTAAATTCTGAGTTCAAGTCTAAAACACCAGATTCTTCTAAAAGTCAACTTCCAAATTCCTTAATCGGTCCCACTAATAGTCATAACCCCTATTAGccccatgttttcttttcctaaattctAAAAATTTCCATTCTTGCTGTAACTTCTAGAAAGCCACCAGTACCATAATGCGTGTCCTCCACTGCTCTCAGGGATACTGTCAAGTGTTTACCCAGCAACATTACCCCTCCCCCTGGTATAAGAATTCCTGAGTTTCATTCAGGAATTGGCCATCTCCACCCTGATGGCAGGGGCAATGATGGTGGTTCCTATTGGATTTAAGTCAGTCTCAGCATTCCATCCGGGGAAAGTGGGTAATTTCAGTGAAATTCTTGGAAGTCTGGCTGTTCTCTCTCCCAGGGAATATGAGCAACGATGCAGGAATCCCCAGGACTCCAGCAGCCTCTTTATGGCATTGTGAATGGCAGAGCagacagaaagaagagggccaGACCTTTTCCTGACTTCCCACCCaacaaattttctcatttttaaagaagGTTTTATTTTGTGAAGCAGTTCCAGGTTTACAATAAATTGAGAAGACGACACAGAGTTTTCCCACATACCTCCTTCCCCCACACACGTACAACTATCGATATCCCAGATAGACTgctgcatttgttacaattgatgagacAACCTTGCCCTATTATCATTACCCGAAGTCCCCAGTTTACATCAGCATTAATGCTGGGTGTTGTACAAATGTATCATAATACaaatccaccattatagtatcatacgcAATAGTTTTACTGCCCCTAAAAACCCTGTGTGCtgtgcctattcatccctctctccctccaagcCCTGGAAACCACTGGTCATTTTACTCTTTCCACGTTTGGCCTTTTCCAGAATACCATGCATTTGGAATGATACAGAGGGTAGCCTTACTAGATTGTTATCTTTCTCTTAGTAATA
The window above is part of the Hippopotamus amphibius kiboko isolate mHipAmp2 chromosome 4, mHipAmp2.hap2, whole genome shotgun sequence genome. Proteins encoded here:
- the LOC130850920 gene encoding acyl-coenzyme A thioesterase 1-like isoform X2, which codes for MSLAYYNYEDLPKGIENLHLEYFEEAVNYLLHHPQVKGPGVGLLGFSKGGDLCLSMASFLKGITAAVIINGSVANSGGNLHYKGETLPPVGFDRGRVKVTKDGLADISDALNSPLEGPDQKSFIPVERAECAFLFLVGQDDHNWKSEFYANEASKRLQAHGKPKPQIVCYPGAGHYLEPPYFPLCRASMHALVGRPVIWGGEPRAHARAQVDAWQRLQTFFHKHVGGKKGSIPSVL